The Nicotiana tomentosiformis chromosome 2, ASM39032v3, whole genome shotgun sequence genome includes the window TAGTTGTAATCAAAAGTCCATCTCCCATTGAAAGTAATAACAAGGCAAATTGAACTCATCATGCAGTATGGAAACTTTagcatgtttagtgtgaagtgTTAGGAAATGAACAAAAAAGCTTTAGCATGTATAAGTATGAagtttagcaaaaactcattagaaaattatatactgcaggacaaaaacttaagcatgtttagtctgaagttttagcaaatgaactaaaaaacttcagcttgtttagactgaaatttcggataaaactcatgacaaaactgtagactgcaggtaggggtgtacaaaccgaatCGGAAAACCGTAccaaaccaaaaagtcaaaccaaaccaattaaaaaACCaattaggtttggtttgatttggtttggtattgactaaaaaaactcgaaccaaaccgacatatgaatatataatttctatatatacttttaaaacttttcatagaattttctttaaaacatatctagaaatatttgtgattttcttatgggatgtaatatttagttaaatatgaagtgttctatttttattaactttaaataatggaATGTATGATCACTTCCTTATCAAATGTTAGTGAAATGCGTCACTCTCTTTATTCttctatattcatatgtcaagatctattaaattcttatatctttttcgaatttgaagtgatatttcgataatttaaaattaaatagaacatattattatataggtatcatattgatttttatttttaattattaaatttagttaaccttgaaagtgtacatcaacgaaaaattattgtcaggcgactaaaaaaataactatcataTGTTACAAAAAAAGTttcccataagaatatgttaatagatcatatgtttgtttttttaaaaaaaaattttacTAAATTTATATTTACTTAtcgaaaatttaacaaagtaagattgaaataatattcatgtaatcaaaaaaatttgaaaaacccgacaaaaccgaaccaatcctatttgatatagttggtttggtttggttatgATAAAAACTtaaccaacccggtccatgtacacccctaactgCAAGACAAAACtttagcatgttttggtatgaagttttagcaaataaactaaataacttcaacatgcattagcaaaaactcattagaaaactACATACTggaagacaaaaacttaagcatatatagtctgaaattttagcaaatgaactaaaatatttcagcttgtttagactgaagtttcagataaaactcatgacaaaactataGACTGCATGataaaatttcagcatgttttggtatgaaattttagcaaatgaactaaataactttaaCATGTATTAGCATGAAATTTTAGCTTCAACGTGAAataacttcatgctacattagcatgaagttttagcttgtaTTTGATTAAAACTTCAGACTTCAACGTGAAACAACTTTATTCTATATCTTTCATGCActaaatttgaagttttgaaagGTTTTTGAAGATCTATAAGTAAAAACTTCATGCTATATCTGtcaaacaacttcatgcaagtgtgatttgTAAATGAGTATAAGTGAAAATATCTATAGGCGTTAATTGAATTCagattttgttttttaatttataaacttAAAAAGCATGACGAATTATGAAAATAATTGCAGAAACATATATCATGAAGCTCAATCAGTTTCACAAACTAATGCAAATTCTGAAGATGAATTGCAATACTTAcaatatattttgtaattttgaatTCTGAATATGAATCTGGTTCAAGTTTCTGGTTTTTAATAAAGCTGCTGAGAGGAGAGGAGATCTTCGACCAGGGTTGAAGGAGATCTTTTGAGGAGGGACGGAATGATGGAGGAGATCTTTTTTCACGAATGAGGTTGCACATTACGCGATTAATGCGTGATGAAGGTTTTTAAAAAATTTCTATGAGAAAGTACATGAAGGAGTTTAACCTATTGTCTCTACGATGTAGAGTGAAGGAGGAAGACAAAAGGCAATATTCGAGCTGACTTTTTGAATTGCATTTGTCTTTTCTGGACAGCATAGAAGGAGCATACCGTATTGCTTTGAGGGTCGAAGGACCTACTGCTTGAGCCAAAAACAAGAAAGCGAATGAAAGAAGCGAAGGTAAGAGTCAAAATACGCCGTGGAGAAGAGCTTACTTATGAGCAAAAGGGGAGGACGAAGTCGCAGGAGATTCGGTAGAGGAGATAGAGCTGGTAAAGATGACCAGCAGAAGCCTCAACAGAGGAAGAATTCCGCACGAGATAACAAGGGACGTTAAGGAGGACGTGGTAGAGGTGATAACCGTCACGTGTGCCAAGGAGATGGCGATTGACATTGAATTCCCTCTTCTGGTTTTAATATGAATTGACTCCGCTTTGGTCACTAGCTCCGTAGGTCCCTAAGCAACTTCTCTCGTCACTAGTCACTATGGCCGAAGGTTAGCAAGCCTGCTCCCAGGTCAGCAGCGAGGTCAGCCCCATCTCCTCTTTTTATGAACCTTCTAGAGTAAATTTTATGAGGTTGTTCTCTCTTTTATTTGCTTTCCAAATTATTACAGTAATAAAAAGAGGTTGGTGAATAAAATATTTCGCATTCATGAAAGGTCTGAGAAAAGGCCGCACCTCAAGGGATGTGAAACAGACTttccctaatgcaagcattaatggCTGCTTTCAAATTATTAGAGTGATCCCTCTAATTTTCTACCGCTCTCTTTTCAATTATCTTCAAAATAAACAGATTACTTATCTCTGTCCATGAATGCAGAAACTTGACTTATTCACGTTTAATTTTGTCTCTTTTAATTTGATGTGATATTTTTGTTGTCTATATATCATCGTTAAAATCATGTTTTGTCAAGTGTAGGACTCAAATTTTGACAACACCATTAGGAATTATCTGCTGTCGTTCCTGTCGAAGTTTTCTCATTACTCGATCTCTTCCTTTGGGACTGCGGAGATATCAGTTGACTGAAACATTTATATATGGAACCACGAATTAAAAGGAATTGGCATACAAGATAGTAAGATATATACAGGTATTATTACTGCATTTGTTCTCATTTATATTGCACCATCTTTAACGACTAATGTTGCAATCCCTTAAATTATATATCTGGCATTACTTCATTAGTGAAAGTATTATATAATAACTTTAGTCATTTCAAGATTGTAAATTCATTTAAGTATCCAAATACAAACTTTGTTGTCATACTTCTTTTTATCAAACTAGTTTGGACTAAAACAATTTTCAAAACAATTATTGCAATATTTTAATGCTATTATTGATATCATTCAAAAGTCAATTGATATTATCGTACTTCACGACGTATCAGATAAATGAAATGACGAAGGCCGTGTAATTTATCTTTTCAATAATTAAAGATGATGAGCAAAGCGCGCGAGAGAGCTGGAGTTTTACGACCAAGTATTTCGTAGTCCGTACCTTTCTCATTATTTGCTGAATTCAATAAGTCAGCGGTATGAATGAAGATAATACTACAAAAGCATTAACTTgcttatctatattatattaaaagcacgaatgtaCTTAGTAAATATCGTTCGCTTTTTTTATTCTTTGAACAGTGGCGAAGCTAGAAAATATttcaagggtgttcaaacttgaacaagaaaaataaaaattgtggAGAGTGAAGCTCGAACCCGCGACCATGAGGCACTCTTGACCACCCTTTGCCACTGAGCTATGATTCTTCATTCTTGTaagggtgttcaatatgtattaCATGCATGTAAATCCAAAATTTTACCTATATACACAGTGTTAATTTTCCGACATTTTCCGacgaagggtggtcagttgaccacccttgctATACTGTAGCTTCACCCCTGCCTTTGAATATTAATTTCACACTAGGCAAAATAGTCATTCTATTTTctattttgaaatttgaaattaatttaagtTTTACTAATTaagtctttccttatttgaattatatagGAAGTCCTAATATCTAGGACTATCTATTAACATTTTACTTTATAAAATTCTTCCCTTTTAGAATTTATTACTTGAATACAAAATAAgttaaataataattctaaactAAAAATTAGAACATGCTTCTACTAAATATTCTCTTACCAAATTCAAGAAAATTTTCACTCTCTTCTTTACATGCCGTTCAATTTGAAGTGTAAGgactaaaatattttgaaaataaatttaaactagaaaatttatttaataatcaCTTAATCGGTAAAAGAAAGATGAAGCATTACTTTACAAAAGAAAGGAACACATTTTTCTCTATAAGAGTATGAAGATTCACGTTCATTTTTTcttaatataatattttctttattatatttgtattaaACTAAGCAACATGTTGTGTCATTTATTAAATGCTAACAATGGTTATAATATTTTCAATTTCTTAATTGTTAAACAAAGCTAAATAAAGATATTATCACTGTTGGAAGGTGCATATACTGAAATTGGCTTTTTCAACATTTCTCTTACTAAgaaatataatttaagagaaaCATTTTAACACTTTGATAGGAGTGTTTATTGTAAAATCTAATGATAATTACGTCTAATTAAATAGAAATGTTAGATTTACTATAAAAGTTGCTTCTCTAAAAAGTAAGTGCTTTTGATATTTTTAGGACATGAATACCCACACCAAAAATTCAAGTTAGCCAAATTAGATCAATATTTATCATTTTCAAAAGCTTGtactttttaatattttattttataactcaatcaaatagtttaataatatttgaataatttttaaaatCTATCCTCACTGATATAGAATACACACGCAACACGCGTATCTTGACACTAGTCTCATTAAAATGTCAATGCGATTACTTTAGGGGCTGTACTACTTCTTCGCCAAAGAAAATATAAGTATGGTAATTTTCAAAGCTTGCTTCATTTCTTTTTCGCTCTTTTTGTGTGGCTTTCCTAATTCTTTCGGTTAAAACGCCGTGCGATTCGGAGGACATAGACTTCTTGGTCAAGCCAAAAAGATTGCCGACTGGATGCTCCTATCGATGTAATCATAAAAGGCTAATTTTTCAGGAATTTTAGACCAGACCCGCATAGAAATATGCCACTGATGTGAGTAAAGCCAAAATAACAGTAGTATTTATATCATTTGTGGGTGCGGCTAACTCCCCAAGAGGTAATTGTATGATTTTCTAAAGTAAAAGAGCTCCTGACCAAttagaaacaaaaataaaaagttatGTAATTATCTTGTTTAAAAGTTAAACATAGAGTATACTTTTATTTATTCAATTGTATATTTAACACACTTTTTTATGTGCGAGTTTGATTTTTTTATGAATCAAGCTTGCGAAAATTCTTTTTTGATAATAGATAACCGTGAGACTTGGACTCATAATCTTTGCTCTAGTATCATGTTGAACTATCTAATCCTCTCATCTTTAAACGTTAGAGATCGAGCACACACTTTTTTAATTTGATTATATCATCAACTTGCAAGAGTTAGCTGACACAAGAAAAATAACGAGAAAGTGACTTGAACTATAGCAGGAAAAAAAATAGGTAATTCTGAAAATGAGAAAatgtaaaaagaaagaaagataattaaaaaggtCAAGGGGAATTTTTGGCCCTTAGGACAATACAACTACTTATTCCTAATCATATATCCACAGTCTTGAAAAGGCACTGCCGTTAAGTGATTATATAAGCAAAAAAGGGACAAGTAAGAGCTAGGTATAATTAGGAATGGCAGGCGGTGCGGGGCGGGTTTTGTCTAAATCCGCACAATTTCAACCCGTCCCGCCCCGCACTGCATAGGATTTAAACCCGCATTCACCCACCCCACACTCCACCCACGTTCACCCGCCCCGCCCCACAACGCAAatgtttttaataaaaattctccCTTCTTGATCTCTTCTCCATCTTTCTCCACCTGCTTTTAGAAAGCAAACAGTTAAAGATTGTCCACTATCTCTTAAATGAAATTTTTAGACATATTTCAGTACTAGAAAAATTTCCATATTCTTCATATTTAATTCCTAATACTCTTACAACTttatagtttattttatttttcgatAACAAAAGTAAATAAAACCTCAAAATGCGACTCATAATCTTTAGTTTCTCTTAAAACAGTAGTGTTAGTTTAAATCTTTTTACTCTCTGCTCGTGGCTATCTCTTGCTAGTTAAGAATTACTACATACTATGATTTATTGACTGTCACATCTTGAAGAATAAATATTTCAGGCACAAACATGACATAAAGATTTTTGATAACTGAAGGTAAGAAAGTTAAGCGATCATATATCTGAGAAATTAGTGTGGCTGGTAGTGTTTTAGCCTTTTAGGTTTTTAgttcaaaaaaattaaaatcttgACCCGTGACCCGCCCCGCCCCGTGTTAAAATCTTTTTAAAAAATTAGaacccgccccgccccgccccTCCCCCGCAAACACTGTAACCCGCCCCGCACCGCGAATGCTGAAACCCGCCCTGCACCGCACCCGCCccgccccattgccatccctaGGTATAATTATCTAAACTTTGTTGCATATTTCGGTCTTCCTTGTCGGTCTGAAAACTTGGCGTACCACTCCAGATGACTTTGTTTTCGTTTTGTTAATCAAAATTAATTCCATCAGTGATAGGTTATACGTATCCCTGTTATGCTTTggtgatctaacaaacttaatgataagaacAAGATAAGGAACCTATTATACATTCTCAAGTACTTAAAGAACAACAAGTCTCAGTTCGGGGACGTGGTTCAACTCTTCAAAGTCAAAGGAACAACAAAGGGAACAGATGACCACCAGTTCCCTTGGTGACTATACAAGTCAACTCCTCACAGCTGTAAAGTTGTTGCCtacacacgcaacagtgcaaaaacagtgcagcagtcaactttatggggaatgccctttacctaacttgcttgcatcattcaagtgatgtcacaaataatttgttaacATCAAGCAAATGTAAAACAAAACACTTTGCATATTCAAGAATCGATTAAGCATTCTCTTAAGTCTATGTcaatcttgcaagtgattctcaagggcatcaagaacaaagaataaCATAACGAAGAACCAGTTTCATGTATTGAGTCATTACATGTCCTTAGCtatgttgcacctttgttaaagtactttacttgtaattcctacttagcttagttagaagtatTGTATAGGAAATctttgtaaaatcataaaccttgtgtttATGTCTTGGCTAGAATTAATCGAGTtgtaagctttgtaatagagttattacaaaggggcttgtaatagagttgttacaagttagtgagggattaagagattaattcctaggttacaatagtttgtaatctgaagtttgctcagtagtaaagttgaaatcctacaagggtaggtcgtggtttttaatcccgtgagctgggaatTTTCTACGTAAATTTCCATTGCGTCACTTACTTACTGCAGTGTGCAtgtgttctgtgggaacttatagagaacctggttctctacatAGTTTAGTGGACCCTTAGTctttatcaattggtatcagagcaggttctttctaaaAGGTTAACACCTAGAAAGAATCTTTatcatggctgctccaccaaacttcgagGAAGGATAATCAACGTACAAACCACCTAGATTCAACGGCCAATACTATGGTTGGTGGAAAACAAGAATGTATGATTTCATCATGGCTGAGGACTCAGAGTTGTGGGGTGTAATCTGTGACGGACCTCTTGTTCCCATGAAAACTGTTGGTAAGGGAATAACTACAGtcccaaaaatgagaaaagagtACAACAATGCTGACAAAAAGGCTATTGAGAAGAATTTCAGGACAAAAAGATTCTTGTTTGTGGCATCGGACCAGATGAATACAAACGCATCTCAGCTTGTCAGAATGCTAAGGAGATCTGGGAAGCCCTTCAAACAGCACACGAAGGGACAACTAAGTATGAGCTCTTCAGAATGAAGGACGATGAGTCCATTCAAGACATGCACACTCGCTTCACCTCTATCATTAATGAGCTTCACTCACTGGGAGAAATCATTCTCAGGAACAAACTTGTTAGAAAAATACTTAGTGTATTACCTGGTTCCTGGGAAAGCACGGTAAACGCCATCACAGAGGCAAAGGATTTGCAGAAGatgaccattgatgaactcatttgTAATCTAAAAACTTatgaaataaagaagaagaaagaaaataagagAACAGAGCCCAAAAGAGAGAAGAACCTAGTTCTCAAGATAGACAATAATGACTTAGGAGGTGAGGATGTTGATATGGCATATCTCACAAAgagatttcagaaaatggttcgcaGAAATAGAGGTATCCCAAAGAGGGGCAGTTCAAGCAAGCCAAGAGGGTATGACCTATTTCATAAATGCGGGAAGTCCGGACACTTCATCAAGGACTGCCCTCTCCTTAAGCAAGACCAGTACAAGCACAACACAGACAAATGAGGcaaaaggaaccaggttcctgacAAAAAGTTCAAGAGAAAAGATGTCGCTGATAATGTTATGAAataagctcttgctgcatggggagactcctccAGCGAATCTGGAGATGATGATGATCAAGGTGACAACTCCATGATGGCAGTAGAAAGTGAAGTAGCTGAATATGATTCCATATTTGTTCTAATGGCTAAATCAGATGAAGAAGGaattgactatgatgaaacttttgctccagttACTCGAATGGAGGCCATCAGAATCCTTAttgtctttgcatctcatatggaattcaaattgtttcAAATGGAtatcaaaagtgcatttctgaatggcttTCTGAAAGAAGAAGTTTTCGTCAAACAACCGCCTGTTTTCGAGTGCCATGAGCATCCTGAGCACGTGTTTAAACTTGACAAGGCATTATATGGACTTAAGCAGGCTCctcgtgcatggtatgaaaggttgtccaagTTTCTTCTacaaaatggctttacaagagggaAAAGTGACAACACTCTATTTTTGAAGAAATgggggaggaacctgctcatagtgcaagtctatgttgatgacattaTCTTCGGAGCAACAAATGACACTTTGTGTGAGGAATTTGCAAGACTCATGGGaaatgagtttgaaatgagcatgatgcaggaattgaatttcttcttgggtCTATAAGTCAAGCAAACTCCTAGGGGCACAATGATAAATCAGTAAAAGTACATCAAAGAGCTTCTGAAGAGATTTGATATGGAGAGTTCAAAGATCATTGATATACCTATTGTCATTGCCACTCGCCTGgatatggatgaacctggttctcctgTAAACGAGACTATGTATAGAAGCATTATTGGGCCACTTCTATATCTCACAGCAAGTAGACcagacattgttttcagtgtggGACTCTGTGCCAGGCTTCAATccaatccaaaggagtctcatctgaaggctgcaaagagaattctgaggtatctcaaaggaacgcaggacctggttctctaTTATCCCTCAGGAGATAACTTTGACTTAATAGGGTGTGCTGATGCTGACTATGTtggttatctggtggataggAAAAGCACTTCTGGTATTGCACATTTTCTGGGTTCGTGTTAATCTCATGGGGCACAAGAAAACAAAACTCAGTGGCCCTTtcaactgctgaagctgagtatgtggaAGCTGCCTCTTGTTGTGCTCAACCGATGTGAATCAAGCAACAGCTAGAAGATTTCGGTGTATTTTCTGATTATGTGGCCTTACTATGTGACAACACTAGTGCTCTCAACATGGAAAAAAATCTCGTTCAACATAAGAGAACAAAGCATATTGATGTGCGACATTACTTCCTCAGAGATAATATTGAGAAAAGGGCTCATTTGTATGACGTTTTGCAGTACAGAAGATCAAattgcagatatcttcaccaaagcactgagTAGAgagtattttgaaaagaatcgcaTAGCACTAAGGTTGATAAAATCAAGCTGAGGACCTGGTCCCTTAATGATTGGTTATGAAGGAAATGTGCAGGTAAAAtggctaaaaagtattttctagcaaagtctaactcatctctataccgTTGCAGGTAGACACGCATGACGATTACAAAGCAAACAAGTAGCCAGTGATATCGCATTTCAGTCAAAAGGATGAAGTCCACATTTACAAAATCTGTCAGGGAACTTGGTTCCTTTGTCACAGTTTAGTAGTTTCTATATACTCCCATCCACATCTTTTTAACAGTTGAAATGGTGCCACGTCATTAAAATGTCAATCTTTCCTTTCTCTTATTTTTTGGGAACTCAAGTATCCTACCCGTTATAAAATGACCCGTCTACCCAACTTGATACCTTGTTCCTAACCAGTCCCTCACCTCTCTTAAATAACCTTTCTCCCGGTCACTATCATAATTGTTCACATCAAAGCCAAAAATTCTCTCTTTTCTTCAAACCAAACACTCTCTTCTTCCATCAAACACTCACTATCCTCCACCATGTCTGAAAATCTGGAAACTCAGACTGTTCCAAGTATTGTCCCCACTGTGTCTTCACCCATTGAAACCCCAGTGCTAGAGCCTACAATCCCTACACCATCTAGTCCAAACCCTAAGCTAAAGTCACAACCACCTACTGGTTCCTCTCCAACTCAGTCAAGTACTGGCTCTCATAGGTGTCGCAAAACCGAGACTCCCAAGAAATTTATGGCAACAACCTCTCCTTCTGTCTCATCGAATAAAATGGTAGAAGCAAATACAGTGGTGGAAAAAGACAATCAAGAAATTTCTGGTCGATCAGTGGAAGAAAGTTCTGAGATGCAAGGAGTGGGTTGTAACAGTGATGAATCGGCAAAAACTACCCCAGGCCTTGATCTGCATGTTGCCGATTCTACAGGTAATACTCTTCCTATATCTTCTGAGTTTACCTTGGAATTATAAGAACAGGAGGTTATAGAAAATATGATGTCAATAGCTGTTGAGGAAAGTTTTATAGGGGATTATCAGGGTGTGTGTGAAGTCAATGAGTCTCAGGGGGAAGAAAATGGTATACAGGTAGAAAGTAGGGAACTGGTGCTTGTCAAAACTTTGGCACCTGACAGTACTACTGGGAAACCAACTGAGGGACTTGATCCCTCCACCCAAGAGGAGCCCTCTACTTCTACTTGGGATAAAATCCCTGGTTCTCCACAAGAACCCAGGTCAGTATTGATCCCGCTCCCTCTCCTTATTTCTATGATGAGCCATTGTCCATTGTTGTTCCTGAAATGAGATCTCTATCTAAGGAGGAGAATAAGGATAGAGAATATGACTATGACAATGTGGCTCTTGCGAGCTTCATCAGAGCTAGGAGTAGACAGGCAACtcctcaagattcaacttctAAGAGACCTATCACTAGGTTGAAGAAGAAGGAAGCTTTTGAGTCAATTTTTAGGAAaagcaaagaaaaatagaagaaaaggaGATTGGTGAAGGATGGGAAGATTGTAAATGAGAAGGTAGTGCCTCCCGCACCAGTTATCGATATTGATGATGAGGTagaagaggaacctggttccttagttcgtaagTCCTCGGAGAAACTTAcaattccaacatccaaaaatGAGTCATCTGTAAGTAGGATGGGTTTGAGCAATGTGGAGGGCGAAAAATATGATGAGAAAGCAGTTGCCCAGTCTGGGAAGAAAGTGACTGAAGATTTGGTTGAACAAGTGTCTGAGAAAATGGTGTCTGAGAAATCTGCTGAGAAAAGAAAAAGTTTAAGACAATCAGTAAAAAGGAAGGCTGGTGCTAGTGAAGAACCCGGTTCCTCCAAGAAGGCCAAGGTTGGTGCAACCCAAGATACTGGAAGGGAAAAATTGAGAATCCAAAAAGTGTTGTTGGGCTGTACATTTGCCCCTGATATTCTAGATATGTCAGGAATGCACCAATTGGTAGAGATCTGTGAATTCCAATAGTAGACACATATGTTCACAATGAACGGTGTTGCTTTTGTGATGGACACTACTGTACTGGGAACCATTTGGGCGTGCCCACTAATGGGATGTTCTCCATTGAGGGGGTCTACTCTACAAATATCAAAAACTCCATTGTGAAGGATAAGGTAGTGTAACAAGGGAAACAGGtacacaagaaggccctccttcaGTGTACCAACTGCTATTCGAAATGGTGAACAAAGTTCCGCTCCCACGTGCTGAAAGACGCTCCATTACATCACGAGTAGACTTGGTtctcatggaagcactggatgGATACACCACTATAAACCTGTCTGGTCTTATGATAGAGCACATGAATAAAGTAGCAGAGTTCAAGAAACGTAATCATGGGTTGCCTTGCGGGTTTCTCGTCACTAAAGTGTTTGAATTCTTCAAGGTTCCTTTGGGACGGGCTAAAGTAGGAACTCACAAGCAATATTTCTCCAAAATCACCCTTGAAGAGTGTGAGTGCATTGATAGGAGTAGAGGGGTTGGCAGCAATTCGATCATTTCTCAGTTGATTAACGCTCAAAATAGTGTCACTgaagaaataaggaagctgaAGGCTCAGAATGTCATTCTCGAAGGTTAGCTTAGTCAGACCCAGGAGGCAGCTGGTTCCAGTAGTGCCCAAAACACAGAGGTTGCCCGCCTGACAAAGGAAAATACTGCTCTCAGGAAACAGGTTGAGGACCCGAAGGAAAGGTTGCTAACCGAGCAAGGGTCTGCAAATGCTCGTATGGACATCCTTCTTAGAACCCTTGCCTCTTCCTTTGCCTCAAGTGCTCCCCCTTCTAGTGCTCCTTAATAGCCGTCCTGTTCTCAGTGTCAAGTTCCTAGTGTTCGTCCTCTATTTTTAGTCTTAATGATGTTTATGACAGGTAccttttgttgtttttattttgtggatgttttggtAACAATGGAACTGCTCCCTGCTTAATTTTCAAAAATTAATGGAAGTTTCATCTTTTTGATGTGTATGTCTTGCTCTTTTGCTCTGTTTTTAGTCATGattgtgtgcacacatgtggcatgagttaaccaagCTAGACTTCTTTTTACTTATTGCTTGCTACTGATCTTTTTAT containing:
- the LOC138904918 gene encoding secreted RxLR effector protein 161-like, whose translation is MESSKIIDIPIVIATRLDMDEPGSPVNETMYRSIIGPLLYLTASRPDIVFSVGLCARLQSNPKESHLKAAKRILRYLKGTQDLVLYYPSGDNFDLIGCADADYVGYLVDRKSTSGIAHFLGSC